In Alligator mississippiensis isolate rAllMis1 chromosome 10, rAllMis1, whole genome shotgun sequence, one DNA window encodes the following:
- the TMEM30B gene encoding cell cycle control protein 50B isoform X2 encodes MAAARRERGRPDRTAFTQQRLPAWQPLLSAGIALPLFFTLGLAGLAVGLGLHFSSGTIRELELDYTGALGSNQDCARCTNASATSGPCLCTLHFELAEPFPGPVCLYYQLSNYYQNHRRYGVSRDDLQLSGDPWGLRHPAEECWPYRRDPRGQAVAPCGAVANSLFNDTFALHRLVNGSFMPVPLDSRGISWWTDSNVKFRNPELVNGSLATAFWGTSKPPNWPCAAYLLDAGNPNNTGFVNEDFIVWMRTAALPTFRKLYRRVHQGNFSAGLPRGTYRLDINYSYPVLPFKGTKKKTKKHPDLVRMAELVVHNVIREYYVPNRLLLS; translated from the exons aTGGCGGCGGCGCGGCGGGAGCGGGGGCGGCCGGACCGCACGGCCTTCACGCAGCAGCGACTCCCGGCCTGGCAGCCGCTGCTGTCGGCGGGCATCGCGCTGCCGCTCTTCTTCACGCTGGGCCTGGCCGGGCTggccgtggggctggggctgcacttctcCTCGGGCACCATCCGCGAGCTGGAGCTGGACTACACGGGCGCCCTGGGCAGCAACCAGGACTGCGCCCGCTGCACCAATGCCAGCGCCACCTCCGGCCCGTGCCTCTGCACCCTGCACTTTGAACTGGCCGAGCCCTTCCCGGGGCCGGTGTGCCTGTACTACCAGCTGTCCAACTACTACCAGAACCACCGGCGCTACGGTGTGTCCCGCGACGACCTGCAGCTCAGCGGGGACCCCTGGGGGCTGCGGCACCCAGCCGAGGAGTGCTGGCCCTACCGGCGGGACCCGCGGGGCCAGGCCGTGGCCCCCTGCGGCGCCGTTGCCAACAGCCTCTTCAACGACACCTTCGCCCTCCACCGCCTGGTCAACGGGTCCTTCATGCCGGTGCCCCTGGACAGCCGGGGCATCTCCTGGTGGACCGACTCCAACGTCAAGTTCCGCAACCCGGAGCTGGTGAACGGCAGCCTGGCCACCGCCTTCTGGGGCACGTCCAAGCCCCCCAACTGGCCCTGTGCCGCCTACCTGCTGGATGCTGGCAACCCCAACAACACAGGCTTCGTCAACGAGGACTTCATCGTGTGGATGCGCACCGCCGCCCTGCCCACCTTCCGCAAGCTCTACCGCCGTGTCCACCAGGGCAACTTCTCCGCTGGCCTGCCCCGTGGAACCTACCGCCTCGACATCAATTACAGCTACCCTGTCCTCCCCTTCAAGGGCACCAAGAAG aAAACCAAGAAACATCCAGACCTGGTTAGAATGGCTGAACTCGTGGTTCATAATGTGATAAGAGAATATTATGTGCCTAACAGGTTACTGTTGAGCTAA
- the TMEM30B gene encoding cell cycle control protein 50B isoform X1, which translates to MAAARRERGRPDRTAFTQQRLPAWQPLLSAGIALPLFFTLGLAGLAVGLGLHFSSGTIRELELDYTGALGSNQDCARCTNASATSGPCLCTLHFELAEPFPGPVCLYYQLSNYYQNHRRYGVSRDDLQLSGDPWGLRHPAEECWPYRRDPRGQAVAPCGAVANSLFNDTFALHRLVNGSFMPVPLDSRGISWWTDSNVKFRNPELVNGSLATAFWGTSKPPNWPCAAYLLDAGNPNNTGFVNEDFIVWMRTAALPTFRKLYRRVHQGNFSAGLPRGTYRLDINYSYPVLPFKGTKKVILSTVSWMGGKNPFLGIAYLVFGSACILTGFVMLAVHIKYQQQNQMDED; encoded by the coding sequence aTGGCGGCGGCGCGGCGGGAGCGGGGGCGGCCGGACCGCACGGCCTTCACGCAGCAGCGACTCCCGGCCTGGCAGCCGCTGCTGTCGGCGGGCATCGCGCTGCCGCTCTTCTTCACGCTGGGCCTGGCCGGGCTggccgtggggctggggctgcacttctcCTCGGGCACCATCCGCGAGCTGGAGCTGGACTACACGGGCGCCCTGGGCAGCAACCAGGACTGCGCCCGCTGCACCAATGCCAGCGCCACCTCCGGCCCGTGCCTCTGCACCCTGCACTTTGAACTGGCCGAGCCCTTCCCGGGGCCGGTGTGCCTGTACTACCAGCTGTCCAACTACTACCAGAACCACCGGCGCTACGGTGTGTCCCGCGACGACCTGCAGCTCAGCGGGGACCCCTGGGGGCTGCGGCACCCAGCCGAGGAGTGCTGGCCCTACCGGCGGGACCCGCGGGGCCAGGCCGTGGCCCCCTGCGGCGCCGTTGCCAACAGCCTCTTCAACGACACCTTCGCCCTCCACCGCCTGGTCAACGGGTCCTTCATGCCGGTGCCCCTGGACAGCCGGGGCATCTCCTGGTGGACCGACTCCAACGTCAAGTTCCGCAACCCGGAGCTGGTGAACGGCAGCCTGGCCACCGCCTTCTGGGGCACGTCCAAGCCCCCCAACTGGCCCTGTGCCGCCTACCTGCTGGATGCTGGCAACCCCAACAACACAGGCTTCGTCAACGAGGACTTCATCGTGTGGATGCGCACCGCCGCCCTGCCCACCTTCCGCAAGCTCTACCGCCGTGTCCACCAGGGCAACTTCTCCGCTGGCCTGCCCCGTGGAACCTACCGCCTCGACATCAATTACAGCTACCCTGTCCTCCCCTTCAAGGGCACCAAGAAGGTCATTCTCAGTACAGTCTCCTGGATGGGCGGCAAGAACCCCTTCCTGGGCATTGCCTACCTGGTCTTTGGCTCGGCTTGCATCCTCACTGGTTTTGTCATGCTGGCTGTGCATATCAAGTACCAACAGCAAAACCAGATGGATGAGGATTAG